CtatgaatgcatagaacataacaatcctatggtttgtgtaccctgtagcctcgttttagccgccaatggccaccatgtgaataaggcgaattgagagtgttcttgattgagattgagttttcctgatgaacaaaaatatattttagtatcatccctgaccattgctgattagccattgctgttcttttctactgcagcaatattgtagaaaggctttaacacactcttatttaattacttcaggccaaacgtgtttaaaggggagatttttttcttgttaatatgcaattctacaccaagtaaaatctataaaatcaagtttgcaagacttcccatttcctcatcaaagtaacgaatcagaacattctagatattgttgatatttccatttgttgcctcatccgcatttaatgaaaacatggtaattttgagttttacagacaactcagttttccaatgagcagcaatactgtgtgtgctcatgcatgcaggaggtctgcgcatttgataacgacaatctggagacggtgcttttgtcttcagcaagattgtataaggttgacaaaagggttgcgatatggtgagggacaggtcgtgttgcgctatgaaagaacatgtgtagcctaaacgtaaaaacggtcagccatagataaacgtagcctacctctgtcgtggtggctagttgcaccaggtagggaagatgtcctgaagtgcacgaacgttaaccttatggcggtcttctgattggtggcgtgctaaaacgttttcctattgcatccGTAAAAAATTTTCTTGCAGCGAAccgcgcaaaagcaaacccccggcgctttaatttctttacaccatggcttgttagttctcccccgtttccaacagctgcccatctccatttattttataattcattttatgacagctagtggccttgccaaatagacgcacacaaatcatgacgctaatatgcgaggttctggtaggcctactggttatggttttgtgctataaatgaataatattttatagcaaagttttaagttgactattttaattgtatggttattttttgtcaacatacactcacaacctactgtcgttaaaattgaggcctaagcaaaatagcctataaggctgtctgtgcgtcacaaacagactgacccccttactcaacagttcgcgatgatgacagtgatattatttttttttttatgctaacacgctcagtcaaaaccttccgtcgcaaattgtgaaaaacattgttgtacatgtcataacagacgggataataaattgcataggctacggtttatattacgtcgctttacacataatgttagttgcattgattaaaaactgtaacaataatagtagcctacatcgggtggcatagaaggctatctgttcaagtcataggtgacacccaaaatgaatgacctcccctgacaagagttcgcgatagtaagaaattgtctacattgatgcacggaaagaacactccctacgcttcttctccgaattcgctcatagagctcacaatatcatatccaaaaaagttaaacggattggccaacctcatcagctgtctctaatgtggcactataatccaacttttagaccgttaTAGTCCTCCGTATGTGTTCTTTGTAAAAGCAAAGgtgatagcccccccccccctattttttttctcattggatctgcatcgatctcaaatatgacatttctaaaatcaaattgacggaaatccgtcctatgacggagaactttaatccttgtaTATGTGTGAGCAATGCAGTATGCTGTATGCACACTGAATGTTACAATGTGCTGATGTTACCATCGGGGCGAAGATCTCCAATGAACTCTTTCAAACTGATGAATCCATCTCGATCTGTGTCATATTCAACCAGCACATCCTCAATGGCAAAATCCTATAGCAtgtaggacagagagagataaacagctgCTTGGATCCAATAGAGGACGAAacaaaaattattattattattattttgggctttttatgcctttaatgacaggacagtggagagtgacaggaagcgaatgggagagagaggaggggtgagatccggaaaggaccacggggtgggaatcgaacccagatcgccggtgtacggtgcaggtgccccagccagttgcgccacagctggggccacaAACTAAATTATTAATGTGTACATAAAAGGCAAGACACACTAGTATTATATCCACATTTGTTTCTTGTATACTTACAGCCATGTGGTCCACTTCTGAAGGGTGAGTGAAGGCAAGAAACTCAGTCAAGTTCAGGCCAGGTGTGCCGTCCACATCAGCAAAGTCAAAACGTCTCTTCTCCTTTAAGTGTAACTGAGCAACAAACAGATACAGTAAAAGCCAAAGCTTTGAgttgtacatgtttttttttaacacagctGCAAAACACTCAAAAAAATCTGTAACAATTATATTACATACATATCTGAGGGATTCTTCCTCAGGGTCTTCGAGAATGGTGTTTTCATCCACTACAACTAAGTGGTCATGCATAACCATGTTATACTCGTCCCAGGAAACAATCCCATCTCGGTTAGTGTCGAAATCTGGAAAGCGCTCTTTTGCATCATCCAGTGCGTATTTCCTGTACACCCTCTGAATCCACACAGTAATTTCCtctgtgaaatgtattactgaTTATTAGTTGTGGCTATTTTATATCCCACCACACATATTACTAACAAGGAGCATAACGGAAGACATCCATTCTTTGAGGTTCTTTGGCTAAAGCTACACTACAAGCTACTGTCTCAGTACACTTCATCTACTGTAGGTGCCTGGTCTGGTTTACAGACCCCCTATGACATACTGTAAGGCTTAAGGCTTGTTTTATCATTCTTTCAAATGAAAGAGAAATCATGGCTGTCAAGAGACCAACGTATCTGTGGTCACTGCATGACTGGTGAGGTTGAGACCGAGATGCACTTTCTCCTTCATTGTGATAAATTCACAAAACAAAGAGCTGAATTCTTCCTAAAACATATAGATATACCCTATTTCGACTCATTGAGCAGTGCAGAGCAAATGATTATAATACTGGGAGATGGGGCAAACAGCGCCTCTGGCTGCCCAGTTTGTCAAAGCCTGCCATGATGCGAGGGATCTCCATCTGATACTGGATCTCCATCCTATTTGTTTCTAACCAGCACcgttgtttattattgtctgctggttgttattgttgttgtccccccccactgtcattattttttattattactactGTATTACTATTATCACAATTACtatgttattatttttatacagcACTGCTTTGGCAACAACTGTAAAAGaacagaattgaattgagaaacTAAAAAGGTGGGCCAGCCATGTGAAAAGATGGGCCCAGCCAACCACGGCCCTGTTATGATCACACTGATCACAGATTTAAAAATGCTAAGTGATAGCACAGGAATTGGCGTTTGTTTACGTTTATATTCAAAtttattagcagacacttttgtccaaaacaacgtacattatattttaaccaggGACACTCCAGAGAGGTAGGCCTACGTAGCTCACACCTCCCTtgagtattcccagagaaactccacacaagGTTTtggtttgggggacaggctgcccccactttgtttccagttttcggagtTTGGTCTGCCTACAAAGaccgtttttttcttttttacagtgtactcacggaatgggcagctagcggtcaTGAGgtgatgattgctgaatgtgacaaaaaatcgTCTGAGCTTGAAATTGTGTACGATGGCTGACTGCATCTTTaatctaccctggaaatccagagttctcgggAGAGCACAATTTTGGAGGACTGTACACATttggtcatagtgttatccgattACGTCGAAGgtcgaaatcattcagagtaaacatggtctagtgttatccaattgcatgcagtgagatttttaaatgcatgcttgttgctgcccctcgagttgggccattacattgttctttgccagacccttaatctttctagattatcagggtctggattttccaggctatctTTAATCACAGACTGCAAACACAATCAAAACTTTAAATTTACCTGCACTTAAATATTTGTTCGAATCTGCATCAATCTTCTTAATGATTTCCCCAAGTCTTTTCTTCTGCTCTGAAGGACTCAGCTTTTTAATCTCTTCTTTATCCTAAAATATGAAAAATGTCCAAATATTAACGtgtgcacatactgtagctcCTGCAACATCAACAGAGTTCCTGAGTGTCTGAGAACAGATGATATTACCTCAGTGCCCAGAAAAGCATTCATATCATGTTCAGGATTATGCTTCCCATCAACATAATGATCTTCATGGAACACTGTGTGGGCATTTTCTCCACAGACATAGTGTAATGCACACAAGGCAAGTGTGAATCCAAATATTTTCATCTTGATAATGGCACTTGAAAGTCTGTAGGGCTCAAAGATATATTAGGTGAGAGGACACAACGTAAAGATTCTGCAACCATCTAATGCACCTATTCCTGCACCAATCCTGCTGCTAGACACATGTTCTTCATGTTTTCTATCCCACCCTACTCTGCACCTGATGTACCCTTGGACATGCATGCCTGATCCATGCTAAGGCCTAGCATTTTAATTACATTGATTTCAATTAGGCGTGCTAGAAACAGGAACAGGACAAGGGAGCTCCAAGAGCAGGGCTGTCTGCTGGAAACCTTGTCCAACTCTACTGACCCCGCCAGTACTGCCGTCTAGTGGTCTAGTGCCCACTAATCTAACGTCACATCGAACTGGGTACAAATGACTGAAGCACAGAAAAATGTTCTGTACCCTCATTACTTTGAACAAGCTAGCAAGTTAGCCGTCACGGCAAATGCATGCACGTTTTCTGCTACAATATTATTTCATAGTCTGACGCAAACCTCACCCAACCCAGACAACAAAATGCTCGTTGTTCACTCCTAATGTCAACGTAAATTACTACGTACGTCCCTATAACATCGTCAACCACCACCTCAAACAAACATAGACCGTTAGGTCCTACAGTTCACTTCACACCAATTCCTCGATGTGTTTTTGAAAGGAAAGAAATGACAACCACTTGCGTGTAGCTAATATCGTTCTAGAACAGACAGCTAGCTACAAAAGCTTATAAAATACATCTTATTCTGTTTTCAAATAATATAAACAGAAGATATCTGTTCTCTCTTACCAGTTCTGCAACTTCAGTCTGGGAGTGAGAATAATTTTTTATCCCGCCCTCCCACTAAATTGGTTGCCATGGGAGAAACCGAGCCGTGACTTTTGATGGGAACACCCCTTGACCCCAGTCATGCCGAAAATGATTGGTTCACATTACTTTGTTTCCGCTCTGGTGAAAGTCCATTGGAGGACTCAGATGTCTGCAATTGCTATTTACATATACTTCCTGTTCGCTGCTATGCTGATTTAGCTGTCAATGCTAGTATGCTATTCAGTGTCGTCTGAATGTAGGCTGAGTTTGGATAGTTTCGTAAAGGATTGAACCTCATTATCGACCAAGAAACCATACGTCAATGTCCAAGGATAGCCGTCACGATGGACGACGGCGAGGTGCTGGTCAGCACCGACTTGGGCCAAGAGTGGGCCAAGGTGGTGATGGAAGGGAAAGATCTGGGAGCAACAGCTCAGGATCTTCACATGGAGGAGGCAAAAGCAGGAATACGCCCGTGAGCATGGCCCTGAAGGTAATTATCATTCTTGGTATACTGAGTAAATTAACCATCTAATGATAGCACTGCCATCTTAAACGTGCAAAAACCACTGTGTTATGATAGTAAACTGGCTAGTAGGCTGGCCTAGCACTAGACCAATTATCATTCCAGCAGAGCTTAGCTACTGATCCGTTTACAGTAACCGTTAACAGTCAATTACATCAATTACATCTAACTTTCTATTCTAATGTCATAGTCCAGTCTTACTTTCATGTTGTGTACCTTTTATAAACTACCAAATTGTATTTAAAAGGATACATTATACAAATCTATGAATACCACCTTATTGCTTTTGAAATTAAAACAGACCACAGATCATTTTTCTTGTCCCACATCCAATATCAATGAGACATCAAATAGGAGCAGGCTCAAATGATAAAAAGGTTATCAAGGTTATGAAGAATGCCATTTGGCAGAAAAGGAATGTTTTGGGTTATGAATGTATTGTCATCTTTTTAATTATCTAGCTAATTATCAAAAAGCGTTTTACATTGTCACAGTTCAACTGATATGGCAGTTCAGCCGAGCAGGTTGCTTACCTTAATCTCAGTGGAATTTTTCCAAAATTTATTGTGATGTCTTTAATTCTTGATGATATAGAAACCCCTGTTGTGAATCTTGTAAACACATGGTGTGGATGCATATGTGAGCAATCCTTCTGAAAGCTGCTCTGGTCATGAAACAACTGAGTGTGTATCCAGGAAAGATGATAGCCACTTTATTGCCTTGCCCATCTCGAATCATACATacattagcctaggctacttgtttgccTCCTACAGTAGGTGGCTAAAGGGGTTGAAATCTGAGACCGTGTACAGGCATGTTTGGATGCAGCACTTATCACATCTATAGTGTTTTGCTATGAGTCAAGTTAAGGGTTCAAAATACTGCCCATATCTATCACACTGATTTTTAATAAGGTGCAGGGATTTCCCCAAGAAAATTATTGAGGTGAATGGCTGGGATTGTTAGCATTTTCCCCAAACTGAACACACTTACAGTTTGGGAGTCACTGGAATCTCAGCCTGGAGATTTGCACCTCTTGCAGACTTTAGCTGTGGTCAAACTGCTCTTTGTCCTATTGAGTTCAATTAAGCCTTGATTTTCGCATTCAACCCTACTATGCACAGATGTTCTTGCATTGGTCTGATTTGGGATGCACCAATACCACATCTGGTATAAGGCCTGGGCTGTGTTTATTTGTGCTCATACAAATTCTCTGATATACAAATTCTCCCCTCACCAATAATTACACAATAAAGTCATGACACTACACAAGGCGTTGGCTGTAGGCTGTTTTAACACAACACATTTAATGTTAAGGCTATTTTTTGTTCCTCTAAAGTTATtttgcatgcatgcaaacaAATATACTATCAGCTGTCCACAGGTAGGCACCATTGTAATACAGGGAACATTATATAATAAACACTATAATACAGGCAACACAGGGAAGACATGAGAGATGTTTCTCACAGATGTGATTATTGCACATTTAAGTTAAAGATTAGCCTAGTTGTGTTGAAGTATGCATGCCATTTGCTTTTTTCTTTCAGTTTATTATGTTTGCTTCTTTCAGATGATCTTTGGCAACAGATATTATAAATGGTCTTATCATCCATGTCAAAAAGCCATACAAGAATGACTTGTTAGAATGTTATTGTTGACAGATGGGATTGTTGATATGTAATCCAACATACTACAGTGGCTGGCGGTTTTCTCActttaatgtttgtttgtgtcagtgCTTAGTTACCGAGTGAACATTTGTGTCGCATGACTGTCGGTTGTCTAGTGTCAAATGAGCACAGCTTGGATCTGTACTCATTTATGAGCTGCAGCGCCCTTGAAAACGCTGCAGTGGAAAAATCTTTGACCTATTTTCTTAGCAGACACATGTCTTTATTTGGTTTATTAAAAATGTTGTGAAAAATGTTGTGTAATGAAAATACCACAAATGAGATGACTATTTTGCCTATACAGTAGTACCAGCAGCTTGTTCAGTTGTTAGTCCTGCGTTTGAAGTGGACTTGAAAGCTGTGAGCCTATAGTCATTTATTTTTCACAAGAGGAAATGTATTGTAATGAGCCCCTACTATTGAAATGACATGTTTACCTTTTGCTTTGCTACAGAAATAGTAGATTTTCCTCTGCAATGTGGCTAGCCGAAAATGATTCCCTTTtattgaattgcattttagTGGCAGTTTTTAACAAAGACCACACCCGTCATGAGTTCAAGCATAAAAGTGTACTGAGAGCAAATATTTAGTTTGAATATGTGATATGTGAGACAGAAAGTCCCTTGGCAAAATAAACATGAGGGCCTGACCTGGGGGTTATTATATTTCATTTAGTGTGGATGCGTGTAATAGTGCTGCAGTATTTGACACACCGTAGACCTGTTGCTTTTGTGACGATTGCATGCAGGGACCCCTCTCACATCTTCTGACCTTATCCATCTCACTTTGTTTCAAGTTCTCACACTAAATAAGGGTAGATTAGGGTAACACACTGGCATTTTCTTTTTGTTCCATCACTAATGACTTATATCATGTATATTTTCCTGTGTTTTTTGGACATTGGACGATGCTGTCATTTTGGTCCTTGCAAAAAATGCAAACCCCTCTTCAGAATGCCTCTTTTTGCCCTGAGCATGGGGATAGTGGATACATTCAGAGCAGACATAGAATGGAAACCCATTTTTACCTTGGCTTTGTTGAATAAGAATAATTCAATGCATGGCAGGTTGACTGTTGTTTCCTCTTTCATATGCAAATCTCGGACTTTGTTCAGTTTCACCCGTTTTTTAGTGGTTATTTCAAAGACCGAGTGTGATGCCAAACACAGACTGTGACGCAAACCATCCATCTAATCACCACCTTCCTTCATACGATTGGGAGATTCAGGTAGAAGTTTCTGGAGCCTGTTGTGAGTGATCTTTAGCTTTTGCTTTTAGCACTCTGTTTATCCATTTCTGTTTATCCATTCTATGTCATCTTTCAATTaactaaaatgtcatttttataCAGCTTCAATGACCACTGAACCTAAGTGGCTATATTAAGGCGAGTTCCCTGTCCCTGTGTTCCTTATATTACCACTTGATTCAGCACATTTGTTTTGATAATCCAGACAGCAACATAACAAAGTTGATGTTTTGACCTGATCAGTGAAACCTGCCATACCAGCAACACCCACGGATCACATGATTTATATTTGCCTTCCTGCACATTGCATGACCATTGTGTAtgataaatgtgctatataaatgcatTTGCATTTATTACATTTCTAAAGTCAGTAGAGTCAGGAAAATAAATACCCTTGTTGTTATTCAACCCAGGAGTCTTTCCCCAAAACTTATATGAATATTTGCAGTGCGTCTTCATTTGTTGGGTTCTCTGTGGTCTTCTTCATGGTTTGATGTTTACCCATTTTTATAGTCATCGCCACCTGCTTTGGCAAGTCAAAGTTTAATGATCTTGAATGGCTTGACACGTCGACAGTAGTTATGTTTCACAGACTGGTTAATAATTTGCTTAAAAAACATACTAGGTTAACTAATTGTGACTGCTTGAATTGTTGTCTGACCAATAGCACTTACTGAAATAGTTTTGGTTCAGCCTGTTTCGAGCAACTGGAAGTGAATCATGGTTGGAATTTCTGTATTTTTGTTTAACCTCTGCCTTAGCTGTCGATTGGTTTACTATTTGATTTGACTGTGGTTTGGGTCTGTTTTGAACCCCTGTGGGGGCCTGACTAGACCACAGTGTTGGGGAGGAGCTGTGGTGCATCAGGCATCGGCTGcagcatgccccccccccccctgaaatTCCGCGTGGGTTTGTTTTCATCCCCCAGCCGCTGTGACTCATGTGCTGCCAAGTCCAATCAGATCGCGCGATCGCCAGCCTCCACCGGGCTAACCGGAACGCTTCCTCCCAGAGTCCCCCAGGCTGTggcagagaaaagaggagaggagagaagaggagagtgaaCAGAGCACGGGCTGAAGGGGGCAGGCCTGTCGAGTGCACATGActacagtgggagagagagagagagagagagagagcgagtgagtgagaggaggCAGAAGGCAGAAGACAGCAGTCTGTCAGGActgaaggatagagagagagagagagagaggcagatggaGTGAGAAAACTGCGCAGTGGAAAGAGAGCCAGACTGGCGGTGGAAAACGCACAGAGCGGTGCAGCAGAGGCACCGGTGTCCGGCGAGTCGGTTTGCAGCTGAGCCGTGATTAGGGCTGGGAGCAGGTCGGGTGAAAGGGCTCGCTCAGCCGCGGTTAAGCTGCCAGTCGAGGCAGGCGGGCACATTGCTCTTACCTCCACTCTGATTGGCTGAGGAGTTGACACAGCTGGGACGagtcaccacacatacacacacacacacacacacacacacacacacacacacgaggcggCGGCTGGCTAGTTGAAGGGGGGCTATTTCCGTCCGCTGCTGTCAGACGATGGTGTCGCCCAGCAGGAGCAGCAATGCCGGCAGGGGGGAACAGGTTGGCTGAAGAGTGTGACTAAAAAAGTATGTCAGGGCCGGATAAGGACGAGGAACCTGCTTTCAGACTCTGCTTCT
This DNA window, taken from Alosa sapidissima isolate fAloSap1 chromosome 11, fAloSap1.pri, whole genome shotgun sequence, encodes the following:
- the rcn2 gene encoding reticulocalbin-2 isoform X1, with translation MKIFGFTLALCALHYVCGENAHTVFHEDHYVDGKHNPEHDMNAFLGTEDKEEIKKLSPSEQKKRLGEIIKKIDADSNKYLSAEEITVWIQRVYRKYALDDAKERFPDFDTNRDGIVSWDEYNMVMHDHLVVVDENTILEDPEEESLRYVCNIIVTDFFECFAAVLKKNMYNSKLWLLLYLFVAQLHLKEKRRFDFADVDGTPGLNLTEFLAFTHPSEVDHMADFAIEDVLVEYDTDRDGFISLKEFIGDLRPDGGDPSQWEIEETVRFKDLYDQDGDGKLNKEEQLRWVAPNSYGSAREEAIHLIKEMDGNGDGTLSESEILKDQETFMNSEVTDYGRQLHTSHDEL
- the rcn2 gene encoding reticulocalbin-2 isoform X2 → MKIFGFTLALCALHYVCGENAHTVFHEDHYVDGKHNPEHDMNAFLGTEDKEEIKKLSPSEQKKRLGEIIKKIDADSNKYLSAEEITVWIQRVYRKYALDDAKERFPDFDTNRDGIVSWDEYNMVMHDHLVVVDENTILEDPEEESLRYLHLKEKRRFDFADVDGTPGLNLTEFLAFTHPSEVDHMADFAIEDVLVEYDTDRDGFISLKEFIGDLRPDGGDPSQWEIEETVRFKDLYDQDGDGKLNKEEQLRWVAPNSYGSAREEAIHLIKEMDGNGDGTLSESEILKDQETFMNSEVTDYGRQLHTSHDEL